One segment of Engraulis encrasicolus isolate BLACKSEA-1 chromosome 7, IST_EnEncr_1.0, whole genome shotgun sequence DNA contains the following:
- the si:ch211-244c8.4 gene encoding proteoglycan 4, with protein sequence MDAQCESSEAPPGDPQSAGKIRKAFKLFGKGKPASSVASIFGKRGKGEGAQKSPLPLPRSKTLDGLSDTTVGNMATQDGAATEATTRSEPAASTPQHRPLSEGACEQDESAQNEHPCADGMKDYSPTRPSISSITSAKSLNFLSLLRRSRREGGGGDRQVHTEAHRGGRQRKGLRSLFGSMRWRRRDDEDGADETDEGGAGPPLTASRSNSVEIIKEHLTLTPRPAPKAEGERSLLDDSTVAPDATSKPGTPKPEDKTAGMVNGGTSQPNPNANAGDPTSDRLSTLLGDISSILSFDSLTGCGDIVADVEAEWAKASSRVGASTAKEQSLAAADDTDSGEKSLSASSATPSAKLSPAAAPAAPAAAAPAPTTPTPVVATTPKPVVIPSPTPVITPRPVVAATPPPPAAVAPASPPVVKSASPSPAYQPAPAPVSPAPVAFSYKPAPVSPAPVASSYHPCPAPVSPAPLASSYHPAPAPISPAPVSPSPVAFSYKPAPVSPAPVASSYHPAPAPVSPAPLASTYPPPPASPARRISGSAIPTPLPPSPALSHSPVPASPASVRHEHSGIPVPIHPVSVPTPSPSPPTTSGQSTPRPTPKPTPAPAPAPVPKPKVISGIIKPAPEPGKRPAKIVTTFGLSCDKTRTSPPTRQSSKEESKPPTPTAKSAPISTFSDVPPPTAAAVPVVAAAAPPAEPAWAAKGLPPVPCAAYKPPPSYNTPSFSKPSSLPEPPAAATVAVASTRVPFATSPVSPPPPPPPAVGTSRPSSTSTSSPPEEEARVDGGEDLASREALVAGAGTGGVQRSIPVARSPAVKPTSLSKIPVCGGGRAPVAVGMAAARSTQQQQQQQQQQQQQQQQQQAPSREPHSNGDAHAANANANATPIASTGPSTPLGSEEDMLNPLSRDTGSRDTLSAYAGEQSSPTNTSPPTSPPGEYGDEDDRATTPSPPPGGASAAASRRPSKTGSLSGIPLSRGSGIPIKRDTHAAPAYHSTQAKGDAPRSKIPLSKVPVRRGGHTAVKK encoded by the exons ATGGATGCCCAGTGTGAGAGTAGTGAGGCGCCGCCAGGCGATCCCCAGTCCGCCGGCAAGATCCGCAAGGCCTTCAAGCTGTTCGGCAAAGGCAAGCCGGCGAGCAGCGTGGCCAGCATCTTCGGCAAACGCGGCAAGGGGGAGGGAGCGCAGAAGTCGCCGCTGCCGCTGCCACGCAGCAAGACCCTGGACGGACTGTCGGACACCACCGTCGGCAACATGGCAACGCAAGACGGCGCTGCCACCGAGGCGACGACGCGATCGGAGCCCGCCGCCTCCACGCCCCAGCACCGCCCGCTGTCGGAGGGGGCCTGCGAGCAGGACGAGTCGGCCCAGAACGAGCACCCTTGCGCGGACGGCATGAAGGACTACTCCCCGACCcggccctccatctcctccatcacATCAGCTAAGTCTCTGAACTTCCTGTCGTTGCTACGGAGGAGTCGGC gagagggtggaggtggggacCGGCAGGTGCACACGGAGGCGCACCGCGGCGGGCGCCAGCGCAAGGGCCTGCGGAGCCTGTTCGGCAGCATGCGCTGGCGTCGCCGGGACGACGAGGACGGGGCGGACGAGACGGACGAAGGGGGTGCGGGCCCGCCGCTGACGGCCTCGCGCTCCAACAGCGTGGAGATCATCAAGGAGCACCTGACGCTGACCCCGCGGCCCGCGCCCAAGGCCGAGGGCGAGCGGAGCCTGCTGGACGACTCCACCGTGGCACCGGACGCCACCTCCAAACCCGGCACCCCGAAACCGGAGGACAAGACGGCGGGAATGGTGAACGGAGGCACGTCCCAGCCGAACCCGAACGCCAACGCCGGGGACCCCACGTCGGACCGGCTCAGCACGCTGCTGGGCGACATCTCCTCCATCCTGAGCTTCGACTCGCTGACGGGCTGCGGGGACATCGTGGCCGACGTGGAGGCCGAGTGGGCCAAGGCCAGCAGCCGCGTCGGTGCCTCCACCGCCAAGGAGCAGAGCCTCGCCGCCGCGGACGACACGGACAGCGGCGAGAAGAGCCTGTCGGCGTCCTCGGCCACGCCGTCGGCCAAACTCTCCCCTGCTGCCGCACCCGCCGCACCCGCCGCAGCAGCCCCTGCTCCCACCACCCCGACCCCGGTGGTGGCGACTACGCCAAAACCAGTCGTCATCCCCTCTCCGACTCCCGTGATTACGCCCAGGCCAGTTGTGGCCGCCACGCCTCCTCCACCTGCTGCGGTGGCTCCCGCCAGCCCACCGGTGGTGAAGAGTGCCTCTCCGTCCCCTGCGTACCAACCAGCCCCAGCTCCTGTCTCCCCTGCACCCGTGGCTTTCTCCTACAAACCAGCCCCTGTCTCCCCAGCACCCGTGGCTTCCTCATACCACCCATGCCCAGCTCCTGTTTCCCCTGCACCTCTGGCTTCCTCATACCACCCAGCCCCAGCTCCTATCTCCCCAGCTCCTGTCTCCCCGTCACCCGTGGCTTTCTCCTACAAACCAGCCCCCGTGTCTCCGGCACCCGTGGCTTCCTCGTACCACCCAGCCCCAGCTCCTGTCTCCCCTGCACCTCTGGCTTCTACATACCCTCCACCCCCCGCCTCCCCGGCTCGCCGGATTTCTGGAAGTGCCATCCCCACACCCCTGCCTCCGTCTCCTGCTCTGTCCCATTCCCCCGTGCCAGCCTCGCCGGCCTCGGTCAGGCACGAGCACAGCGGCATTCCCGTGCCCATCCATCCCGTTTCCGTGCCCACCCCTTCGCCCTCGCCTCCGACCACCTCCGGCCAGTCGACACCCAGACCGACCCCCAAGCCGACCCCAGCGCCTGCCCCCGCCCCCGTCCCCAAACCCAAGGTGATCAGCGGGATCATCAAGCCGGCCCCCGAGCCCGGGAAGCGGCCCGCCAAGATCGTCACCACCTTTGGGCTGTCCTGCGACAAGACGCGCACCTCGCCCCCGACCAGGCAGTCCTCCAAAGAGGAGTCCAAGCCACCGACCCCCACCGCCAAGTCCGCCCCCATCTCCACCTTCTCCGACGTGCCCccgcctactgctgctgctgtcccggTCGTGGCTGCTGCTGCCCCCCCTGCGGAGCCAGCCTGGGCTGCCAAAGGCCTCCCTCCTGTTCCCTGTGCAGCCTACAAACCTCCCCCGTCATACAACACCCCCTCCTTCTCAAAACCCTCCAGCCTTCCGGAACCTCCGGCTGCGGCGACGGTCGCCGTCGCCTCCACCAGGGTTCCATTTGCCACCTCCCCggtctctcctcctccgcctcctcctcctgctgtggGGACCTCCaggccctcctccacctccacctcctccccacctgAGGAGGAGGCGCGCGTGGACGGTGGGGAGGACCTGGCCAGCCGGGAGGCCCTGGTGGCGGGGGCTGGGACGGGGGGCGTCCAGAGGAGTATCCCCGTGGCACGCAGCCCGGCGGTCAAGCCCACGAGCCTGAGTAAAATCCCAGTATGCGGTGGAGGAAGAGCACCAGTGGCAGTGGGCATGGCAGCGGCCAGgagcacccagcagcagcagcagcagcagcagcagcagcagcagcagcagcagcagcagcaggcacccAGCCGAGAGCCTCATTCCAACGGGGACGCCCATGCCGCTAACGCTAATGCTAACGCTACCCCCATCGCGTCCACCGGTCCCTCCACGCCGCTGGGCTCCGAGGAGGACATGCTGAACCCCCTCTCCCGGGACACGGGCAGCCGGGACACCCTGAGCGCGTACGCCGGGGAGCAGTCGTCCCCGACCAACACGTCGCCCCCGACCTCCCCTCCCGGGGAGTACGGCGACGAGGACGACCGAGCCACCACTCCGTCTCCACCACCCGGCGGTGCGTCTGCTGCCGCCTCGAGGCGTCCGTCCAAAACGGGCTCGTTGTCGGGCATCCCGCTGTCTCGGGGCTCGGGCATCCCCATCAAGAGGGACACGCACGCGGCCCCGGCCTACCACTCCACGCAGGCCAAAGGGGACGCGCCGCGCTCCAAGATCCCCCTCTCCAAAGTACCCGTGCGCCGCGGAGGACACACCGCCGTCAAGAAGTGA